One segment of Bradyrhizobium sp. CB2312 DNA contains the following:
- a CDS encoding sugar ABC transporter permease yields MSDTAATLTQDRQKLELAALSAPAVIFTVAMIAFPVIYTIWLGFQTFSSTGKQSFAGLANYSKLISDVEFWHGLWVTIALFVLSLVLQLVFGVWLALVLFHAKRLPGIVRSLFISPFMMPPVVAGMMWLVILDPSLGAANYILQLFGLPPSDWLASPIWVIPTVALIDSWQWTPYVALIVLGGLQSLPPSVYEAAQIDGASPFKTFQRITLPLLLPTIVTAAILRSVDLLRFFDIIYITTQGGPGNASNTLNIYGFRVGFEFFNIGYASALMLTLTAIVFGAVLAFNRLRGAVAW; encoded by the coding sequence ATGTCGGACACGGCTGCGACACTCACGCAGGACCGGCAGAAACTGGAGCTGGCGGCGCTCTCGGCGCCGGCCGTGATCTTCACTGTCGCGATGATCGCGTTTCCAGTCATCTACACGATCTGGCTCGGCTTCCAGACGTTTTCCTCGACCGGCAAGCAATCCTTCGCGGGCCTCGCCAACTATTCGAAGCTGATCTCCGACGTCGAGTTCTGGCACGGACTTTGGGTGACGATCGCGCTGTTCGTACTGTCCCTGGTGCTCCAGCTCGTCTTCGGCGTCTGGCTGGCGCTGGTGCTGTTCCACGCCAAGCGCCTGCCGGGCATCGTGCGTTCGCTGTTCATTTCGCCCTTCATGATGCCGCCTGTCGTGGCCGGCATGATGTGGCTGGTGATCCTCGACCCGTCGCTGGGCGCCGCCAACTACATCCTGCAGTTGTTCGGCTTGCCGCCGTCGGACTGGCTGGCCTCGCCGATATGGGTCATTCCGACCGTCGCGCTGATCGACAGCTGGCAATGGACGCCTTACGTCGCCCTGATCGTGCTGGGCGGCCTGCAATCCCTGCCGCCGAGCGTCTACGAGGCCGCGCAGATCGACGGCGCATCCCCATTCAAGACCTTCCAGCGCATCACGCTGCCGCTGCTGCTGCCGACCATCGTCACCGCGGCGATTCTGCGCAGCGTCGATCTGCTGCGCTTCTTCGACATCATCTACATCACGACCCAGGGCGGTCCGGGCAACGCCTCGAACACGCTCAACATCTACGGCTTCCGGGTCGGCTTCGAATTCTTCAACATCGGCTATGCCAGCGCCCTGATGCTGACGCTGACGGCGATCGTGTTCGGCGCCGTGCTTGCCTTCAACCGCCTGCGCGGCGCGGTGGCGTGGTGA
- a CDS encoding ATP-binding protein yields the protein MHQIQLIRSGTFLWALAVAAAFGVFVVALFAFVYFKLDDYLVARSDRMITTQIRFMADLPPARRLSAIADHLAQDSRGVQYAGLFDAAGARLAGNVDRVPHGLRLDGAVQGVRLDLIEKPGAHVPVVRAVGTRLEGGDVLVMGRNVDETREISSVVGEALALGLLPAFSLCLLAGAWLSLRAQRRVEEVNQRVQRIVAGELRERLPEGDTDDSFARLAGIVNGMLDEMETMICALASVGNDIAHDLRTPLTRVRLALERGRTHAATLEQLQEVTDNAIAGIDQALAIVTALLRLTEIENNRRTAGFGDVALDEILREVLDVYEPIAEDKRIGLGVVVERNVRVWGDRDLLFEAVANLVDNAIKFTPSGGRVELALEAEDDTALVSVSDTGPGISEQEREAVLRRFYRSDRMRNTPGVGLGLSLVAAIVKLHGFRLIIGPAPGGRVEILAWTRGAGKSVTRRSRTSRHGDADPDRTSQTMRDAFAINQPDMSVGVSNAD from the coding sequence ATGCACCAGATTCAGTTGATACGCTCGGGCACGTTCCTTTGGGCGCTGGCCGTGGCGGCTGCCTTCGGGGTGTTCGTGGTCGCCCTGTTTGCGTTTGTCTACTTCAAGCTCGACGATTATCTGGTTGCGCGATCCGATCGCATGATCACCACGCAGATTCGCTTCATGGCCGACCTGCCGCCGGCGCGTCGCCTCAGCGCGATCGCGGATCATCTCGCGCAGGATTCCAGGGGCGTGCAGTACGCGGGACTGTTCGACGCTGCCGGCGCCCGCCTTGCCGGCAACGTCGATCGTGTGCCGCACGGGCTCCGGCTCGACGGAGCGGTACAGGGCGTGCGGCTCGATCTGATCGAAAAGCCGGGCGCCCACGTTCCGGTCGTCAGGGCGGTCGGCACGCGTCTTGAGGGCGGCGATGTCCTGGTGATGGGTCGGAACGTCGATGAAACGCGCGAGATATCGAGCGTGGTGGGCGAGGCCCTGGCCCTGGGCCTGCTGCCGGCCTTCAGCCTCTGCCTGCTCGCAGGTGCGTGGCTGAGCCTTCGTGCTCAGAGACGCGTGGAGGAGGTCAACCAGCGGGTCCAGCGCATCGTGGCTGGCGAGCTGCGCGAGCGGCTTCCGGAGGGCGATACGGACGACTCCTTTGCGCGGCTGGCCGGGATCGTCAACGGCATGCTCGACGAGATGGAGACGATGATCTGTGCGCTTGCCAGCGTCGGCAACGATATCGCCCATGATCTGCGAACTCCACTCACGCGCGTCCGCCTGGCGCTGGAGCGCGGGCGAACGCATGCGGCAACGCTGGAGCAGCTCCAGGAGGTTACGGATAACGCCATCGCCGGCATTGACCAGGCGCTGGCGATCGTCACGGCCTTGCTGCGCCTGACCGAGATCGAGAACAACCGCCGCACGGCCGGCTTCGGCGACGTCGCGCTCGACGAGATCCTGCGGGAGGTCCTCGACGTCTACGAGCCCATCGCCGAAGACAAGCGCATTGGGCTCGGTGTCGTCGTCGAGCGCAATGTGCGGGTGTGGGGTGACCGCGACCTGCTGTTCGAGGCGGTCGCCAATCTCGTCGACAATGCCATCAAGTTCACGCCGTCAGGCGGCCGGGTGGAACTCGCCCTGGAGGCGGAGGACGACACCGCGCTCGTCAGCGTGAGTGACACCGGTCCGGGCATCAGCGAGCAGGAACGCGAGGCGGTGCTGCGGCGGTTCTACCGCTCCGACAGGATGCGCAATACGCCGGGCGTCGGACTAGGGTTGAGCCTGGTGGCGGCCATCGTCAAGCTGCATGGCTTCCGGCTGATCATCGGTCCGGCGCCCGGAGGGCGCGTCGAGATCCTTGCCTGGACCCGAGGAGCGGGCAAGTCCGTCACCCGCCGGTCGCGGACGTCACGGCATGGAGACGCCGACCCAGATAGGACGAGCCAAACGATGCGCGATGCTTTCGCGATTAATCAGCCGGACATGAGTGTGGGAGTGTCGAATGCAGACTAG
- a CDS encoding mandelate racemase/muconate lactonizing enzyme family protein codes for MTDSFTIRSIEAFCYRYPLATPVVTSFGKMLNRPAVFVRAVDQDGVEGWGEAWSNFPAPGAEHRARLINEVLAPGLVGRKFDGPAEIFEILTKGTEVLALQCGEPGPFAQAISGIDLALWDLFARRRNLPLWRLLGGQSSTIKVYASGINPGGAAQTAEAALERGHRALKLKIGFGAETDLANLAALRALIGTGMLATDANQGWSVAQALEMLPRLAAFDLRWLEEPIRADRPREEWRRLRIAAKMPIAAGENISRVEDFDEVLAEDVLGVVQPDIAKWGGLSACAGLARDVLKSGKTFCPHYLGGGIGLLASAHLLAGIGGDGWLEVDINDNPLRDLFCSAVADVTDGTVSLGEEPGLGLAPDLASIARHRSL; via the coding sequence ATGACCGACAGCTTCACCATCCGCTCGATCGAGGCGTTCTGCTATCGCTATCCGCTGGCAACGCCGGTGGTCACCTCGTTCGGCAAGATGCTCAACCGGCCCGCCGTCTTCGTTCGCGCCGTCGACCAAGACGGCGTCGAGGGATGGGGCGAGGCCTGGTCCAACTTTCCGGCTCCGGGCGCGGAGCATCGCGCCCGGCTCATCAACGAGGTGCTTGCGCCGGGGCTCGTCGGGCGCAAATTCGACGGTCCCGCTGAGATTTTCGAGATCCTGACCAAGGGCACCGAAGTGCTGGCGCTCCAATGCGGCGAGCCCGGCCCGTTCGCGCAGGCGATCTCGGGCATTGATCTCGCACTATGGGATCTTTTCGCGCGACGTCGGAACTTGCCGCTGTGGCGGCTGCTCGGCGGACAGTCGAGCACGATCAAGGTCTACGCCAGCGGCATCAATCCCGGCGGCGCCGCCCAGACGGCCGAAGCTGCGCTCGAGCGCGGCCATCGCGCGTTGAAGCTGAAGATCGGCTTCGGTGCCGAGACCGACCTTGCCAATCTCGCCGCGCTGCGCGCCCTCATCGGCACGGGCATGCTCGCCACGGATGCCAATCAGGGGTGGTCCGTTGCGCAGGCCTTGGAAATGCTGCCGCGCTTGGCCGCATTCGATCTGCGCTGGCTGGAGGAGCCCATCCGCGCCGATCGGCCGCGCGAGGAGTGGCGCAGACTGCGGATAGCCGCGAAGATGCCGATCGCGGCGGGCGAGAACATTTCGAGGGTCGAAGACTTCGACGAGGTCCTCGCAGAAGACGTGCTCGGCGTGGTTCAGCCCGACATTGCGAAATGGGGCGGACTCAGCGCCTGCGCCGGCCTCGCGCGCGACGTCCTGAAATCGGGCAAGACGTTCTGCCCGCATTATCTCGGTGGCGGCATCGGGCTGCTTGCCTCGGCGCATCTTTTGGCCGGTATCGGAGGCGACGGCTGGCTCGAGGTGGACATCAACGACAATCCGCTGCGCGACCTGTTCTGCAGTGCCGTCGCCGATGTGACGGACGGCACGGTCAGCCTCGGCGAAGAGCCGGGCCTTGGGTTGGCACCGGATCTGGCCTCGATTGCACGTCACCGCAGTTTGTGA
- the rpoH gene encoding RNA polymerase sigma factor RpoH: MQTSHEIARRDPVAAPGAAMLTPFLSAYSAAIRRFDLLEPGQEQQLARSWQETRDRGAADALVTSHLRLAAKLARGYQGYGLPLVDLIAEANLGLVVAASRFEPGRGARFSTYAIWWIKAAIHEYILRSWSLVKIGTTAAQKKLFFKLRSEIRKASGGMMTGLTPDLAEVIAGKLEVTAREVIEMDARLNGDMSLNARVGDEDNGTELEALLVDGAVDAETVLVDHEQAEQRTKALRVALSGLAARERRIFEARRLTECPVPRDQLARELSISSERVRQIEIRAFAKVKHAVVLAAQEASHAAACSV; encoded by the coding sequence ATGCAGACTAGCCACGAAATTGCGAGGCGCGATCCCGTTGCCGCGCCGGGCGCAGCGATGTTGACGCCGTTCCTCAGCGCCTATTCTGCGGCCATCAGGCGCTTCGACCTGCTTGAGCCGGGGCAGGAGCAGCAGCTGGCGCGTAGCTGGCAGGAAACGCGGGACCGCGGCGCGGCGGATGCACTCGTCACCAGCCATCTTCGGCTCGCCGCGAAGCTGGCGCGCGGCTACCAGGGATACGGCCTGCCGCTGGTCGATCTGATCGCCGAAGCGAATTTGGGCCTCGTTGTCGCGGCGTCACGCTTCGAACCCGGCCGCGGCGCGCGCTTTTCAACCTATGCAATCTGGTGGATCAAGGCTGCCATTCATGAATACATCCTGCGGTCTTGGTCCCTGGTGAAGATCGGAACGACGGCTGCGCAGAAGAAGCTGTTCTTCAAGCTCCGCAGCGAGATCAGGAAGGCCTCAGGCGGCATGATGACGGGGCTTACACCTGACCTCGCCGAGGTGATCGCCGGGAAGCTGGAGGTGACGGCGCGAGAGGTGATCGAGATGGACGCGCGGCTCAATGGCGACATGTCGCTGAACGCGCGCGTCGGTGACGAGGACAATGGAACCGAGTTGGAGGCGCTTCTGGTCGATGGGGCGGTCGACGCGGAGACGGTGCTCGTCGATCACGAGCAGGCGGAGCAGCGCACCAAGGCTTTGCGCGTTGCGTTGAGCGGGCTTGCTGCGCGGGAACGTCGCATCTTCGAAGCGAGGCGGCTGACGGAATGTCCTGTTCCGCGCGATCAACTTGCCCGCGAATTGTCCATCTCCAGCGAACGGGTTCGACAGATCGAGATCCGCGCGTTCGCCAAGGTCAAGCACGCCGTCGTGCTCGCCGCGCAGGAAGCATCGCACGCTGCCGCATGCAGCGTCTGA
- a CDS encoding sugar kinase → MSAPANIGDLAALADVASRAKPVHVICLGLSALDQIWRVDRPFAGGSEKIKAVAYGTLGGGMAANASVAVARLGASVAFWGRAGNDAAGHEMKSAFIAEGVDVENFRLFPNGRSSVSGIIVDSSGERQIVNFRGLYPEAADWLPLEAVARASSVLADPRWVEGAATLFREARARGVPTVLDGDMADAEVFEQLLPLTDHAIFSEPALASFAGSADDQSLAALGRFGCRVIAVTRGESGVSWYENGQQHRQAAFAVDVVDTTGAGDVFHGAYALAIGAGLDVRAAMTFSTATAAMKCRHAGGRNGIPDINECLVFMRTKP, encoded by the coding sequence GTGAGCGCGCCAGCCAACATTGGTGATCTCGCAGCGCTGGCGGACGTCGCGTCCAGGGCGAAGCCCGTGCACGTGATCTGCCTTGGGCTATCAGCGCTCGACCAGATCTGGCGCGTCGATCGGCCGTTCGCGGGTGGAAGCGAGAAGATCAAGGCCGTCGCGTACGGCACGCTTGGCGGCGGTATGGCCGCCAATGCGAGCGTGGCGGTGGCAAGGCTCGGCGCGTCCGTCGCGTTCTGGGGACGGGCGGGGAATGATGCCGCTGGCCATGAAATGAAGTCGGCCTTCATCGCCGAAGGTGTCGATGTCGAGAATTTCCGGCTGTTTCCCAATGGCCGCTCGTCGGTCTCCGGCATCATTGTCGACAGCTCGGGCGAGCGGCAGATCGTCAATTTCCGCGGCCTCTATCCGGAGGCCGCGGACTGGCTTCCGCTTGAAGCGGTTGCGCGTGCGTCGTCCGTGCTGGCCGATCCGCGCTGGGTCGAGGGCGCCGCCACGTTGTTCCGCGAGGCGCGCGCGCGTGGCGTCCCGACGGTGCTAGACGGCGACATGGCCGATGCAGAGGTGTTCGAGCAATTGTTGCCGCTGACTGATCACGCGATCTTCTCCGAGCCTGCGCTCGCATCTTTTGCCGGTTCGGCCGATGATCAATCCCTGGCGGCGCTCGGGCGCTTCGGCTGCCGCGTCATTGCCGTGACGCGCGGCGAGAGCGGCGTGAGCTGGTATGAGAACGGCCAGCAGCATCGGCAGGCAGCCTTCGCCGTCGACGTCGTCGATACCACGGGCGCGGGCGATGTCTTCCATGGCGCCTATGCGCTGGCGATCGGCGCTGGCCTCGACGTGCGCGCCGCCATGACGTTTTCGACGGCCACGGCCGCCATGAAATGCCGCCACGCCGGCGGCCGCAACGGAATCCCCGATATCAACGAGTGTCTTGTATTCATGAGGACGAAGCCATGA
- a CDS encoding response regulator transcription factor: MNRILLIEDDAETAEPIVAELADRGFEVQWAGDGVDGLNRARASSPDAMIVDRMLPGMDGLTVIEALRKDQVRTPVLVLSALGAVDDRVRGLRMGGDDYLTKPFALVELVARIEALLRRPIDCRVTVLHVGPLELDLIERTARRGERELDLLPREFRLLEYMMRRNDQLLTRAMLLEEVWNYKFVPATTNLIDVHMGRLRHKVDGPGEVQLIHNVRGSGFVLRSRQ, from the coding sequence ATGAACCGGATTCTCCTGATCGAGGATGACGCCGAGACCGCCGAGCCGATCGTGGCCGAGCTGGCCGATCGCGGCTTCGAGGTGCAGTGGGCCGGCGACGGCGTTGACGGTCTCAACCGGGCGCGCGCGTCGAGCCCCGATGCCATGATCGTCGATCGGATGCTGCCGGGGATGGACGGGCTCACGGTCATCGAAGCGCTGCGCAAGGATCAGGTCAGAACGCCTGTGCTGGTGCTGAGCGCGCTCGGTGCGGTGGACGATCGGGTGCGCGGATTGCGCATGGGCGGAGACGACTATCTCACAAAGCCGTTCGCGCTGGTCGAGCTGGTCGCGCGGATCGAGGCCTTGCTGCGCCGTCCGATCGACTGCCGCGTAACCGTTCTGCATGTCGGGCCGCTCGAGCTCGATCTGATCGAGCGCACCGCACGACGCGGCGAACGCGAGCTCGACCTGCTGCCGCGCGAATTCCGCTTGCTCGAATACATGATGCGCCGGAACGACCAATTGCTGACCCGCGCGATGCTGCTCGAGGAAGTCTGGAACTACAAGTTTGTGCCGGCGACCACGAACCTGATCGACGTCCATATGGGCCGGCTTCGTCACAAGGTCGACGGTCCCGGAGAGGTGCAGCTCATCCACAACGTACGCGGCTCCGGCTTCGTCCTGCGTTCGCGGCAATAG
- a CDS encoding zinc-binding dehydrogenase: MNVSPRPNSIMQAAVFHGNDRITIERVAMPEIGTGEVLVRVSRTALCGSDFKLWHKGAEFTAGHEIFGVVEQPGHRLHGLRCAVYIPLHCGRCAACERGDTQMCLEVSSLIGWNRPGGYAEYVPVPENCLLPVPDDIEDSLAPLLLDTIGTSGHAVRFVSRVVPAREAGPVLVMGAGPVGLGVVLALRALGYSDIFVADPNAARLKIAQSFGAKAHPVGDTSKRFALIMECSGAHAARNLGIELVLPRGALVLVGENAAPWTIEEGKVFRRKDFYMIRTFYFPVSDFEPNVELLRKYKDEYRVLVDGEFGLQALPENFSRFAKGELIKPVLALD; the protein is encoded by the coding sequence ATGAACGTATCTCCCCGTCCGAACTCGATCATGCAGGCCGCGGTCTTCCACGGCAATGACCGCATCACCATCGAGCGTGTCGCGATGCCCGAAATCGGTACCGGCGAGGTGCTGGTGCGGGTCTCGCGCACCGCGCTGTGCGGCTCGGACTTCAAGCTCTGGCACAAGGGTGCCGAGTTCACCGCGGGCCACGAGATTTTTGGCGTGGTCGAGCAGCCCGGTCACCGGCTGCACGGCCTCCGCTGCGCCGTTTATATCCCGCTTCATTGCGGTCGTTGCGCCGCCTGCGAGCGCGGCGACACCCAGATGTGCCTGGAAGTCTCCAGCCTGATCGGCTGGAACAGGCCGGGCGGCTACGCCGAATATGTGCCGGTGCCGGAAAACTGCCTCCTGCCGGTGCCCGATGATATCGAGGACAGCCTTGCGCCGCTGCTGCTCGACACCATCGGCACATCAGGCCACGCCGTGCGCTTCGTCAGTCGGGTGGTGCCAGCGCGTGAGGCAGGTCCGGTCCTCGTCATGGGGGCAGGGCCGGTCGGCCTCGGCGTGGTGCTGGCGCTCCGCGCGCTCGGCTATAGCGACATCTTCGTCGCCGATCCCAACGCGGCGAGGCTGAAGATCGCGCAGTCCTTCGGCGCGAAGGCGCACCCGGTCGGCGATACCTCCAAGCGCTTTGCCCTCATCATGGAGTGCTCGGGCGCGCATGCGGCGCGCAATCTCGGCATCGAGCTGGTCCTGCCGCGTGGTGCGCTGGTGCTGGTCGGCGAGAACGCGGCGCCCTGGACCATCGAGGAAGGCAAGGTCTTCCGCCGCAAGGATTTCTACATGATCCGGACCTTCTATTTCCCGGTCTCGGATTTCGAACCGAATGTCGAGCTGCTGCGCAAGTACAAGGACGAATACCGCGTCCTGGTCGACGGCGAGTTCGGCCTACAGGCCTTGCCCGAAAATTTTTCCCGCTTCGCCAAGGGCGAGCTGATCAAGCCTGTGCTGGCGCTGGACTGA
- a CDS encoding carbohydrate ABC transporter permease, with the protein MTDAATTDRWIRWLNTIQLVLAGVLIMAPTVWMVLSSFKPSFEVTAYPPTLIFTPTLENYVELTKTTPFLSYALNSLIVTVGSTALGLLFGIPAAFAVSWTRISWPAILTLAARMAPGTLFLLPWYVMFRQIGMIGSYTALILSHAVITLPIVIWVLLPSFDGIPRSVFEAAQVDGCSVTRILWRIALPLVASGVAVSAILAFVFSWNYFLFALVLSNGDTKTLIAAAFNFIGEGSTQWGALMAAATLIALPPLVLAALVQRWLVSGLTLGAVKG; encoded by the coding sequence ATGACCGACGCAGCCACCACCGATCGCTGGATCCGCTGGCTCAACACCATCCAGCTCGTGCTCGCCGGCGTGCTCATCATGGCGCCGACGGTCTGGATGGTGCTGTCCTCGTTCAAGCCGTCCTTCGAGGTCACCGCCTATCCGCCGACGCTGATCTTCACGCCGACGCTGGAGAATTATGTTGAGCTGACCAAGACCACGCCGTTCCTCAGCTACGCGCTCAACAGCCTCATCGTCACGGTCGGCTCGACCGCGCTGGGACTGCTGTTTGGAATTCCCGCCGCCTTCGCCGTCTCCTGGACGCGGATTTCGTGGCCGGCGATCCTGACGCTTGCCGCGCGCATGGCGCCGGGCACACTGTTTCTGCTGCCGTGGTACGTCATGTTCCGGCAAATCGGCATGATCGGCTCCTATACCGCGCTGATCCTCAGCCATGCCGTGATCACGCTGCCGATCGTGATCTGGGTTCTGCTGCCGTCGTTCGACGGCATTCCGCGCAGCGTGTTCGAGGCGGCGCAGGTGGATGGGTGCAGCGTCACGCGCATCCTCTGGCGCATCGCGCTGCCGCTGGTGGCGTCCGGTGTCGCTGTGTCTGCGATCCTCGCCTTCGTGTTCTCGTGGAACTATTTCCTGTTTGCGCTGGTGCTCTCCAACGGCGACACCAAGACGCTGATCGCGGCGGCCTTCAACTTCATCGGCGAAGGCTCGACGCAATGGGGCGCCCTCATGGCCGCGGCGACGCTGATCGCGTTGCCGCCGCTGGTGCTGGCGGCCCTGGTTCAGCGCTGGCTGGTGTCCGGACTGACGCTCGGCGCGGTGAAAGGCTAG
- the ugpC gene encoding sn-glycerol-3-phosphate ABC transporter ATP-binding protein UgpC: MASISIRNLVKRYGNFTVIPDLNLEIADHEFVVFVGPSGCGKSTLLRIIAGLEPISSGDLYIGDKRVNGVQAAQRDIAMVFQDYALYPHMKVYDNMSFALELRGTPKAEIDARVKRAAALLHIEPYLDRKPKELSGGQRQRVAMGRAIVRNPKAFLFDEPLSNLDAKLRGQVRAEIKALSQELKTTMVFVTHDQIEAMTMADRIVVLQSGTIQQYDTPEAVYERPANQFVAGFIGSPAMNFFPVEWRQERAILSQDGTVVPLDGETASRLRKAGKAVLGIRPEHFVVAADGIAIDVKLVEPLGSDTLIHFDLAGASAIVRVDPALRPKVGDRISLRPQPGKTHLFDSANGLVLR; encoded by the coding sequence ATGGCCTCGATCTCGATCCGCAACCTCGTCAAACGCTACGGCAATTTCACCGTGATCCCCGATCTCAATCTGGAGATCGCGGACCACGAGTTCGTCGTGTTCGTCGGCCCGTCCGGCTGCGGCAAGTCGACCTTGCTGCGTATCATCGCGGGCCTGGAGCCGATCTCGTCAGGCGACCTCTATATAGGCGATAAACGCGTCAACGGCGTGCAGGCCGCGCAGCGCGATATCGCCATGGTGTTCCAGGACTACGCGCTCTATCCGCACATGAAGGTCTACGACAACATGTCGTTTGCGCTGGAGCTGCGCGGCACGCCGAAGGCGGAGATCGACGCCCGGGTAAAGCGCGCCGCCGCGTTGCTCCACATCGAGCCTTACCTCGACCGCAAGCCGAAGGAGCTCTCCGGCGGCCAGCGCCAGCGCGTCGCCATGGGCCGCGCCATCGTGCGTAACCCCAAGGCGTTCCTGTTTGACGAGCCACTGTCCAATCTCGACGCCAAGCTCCGCGGGCAGGTGCGCGCCGAGATCAAGGCGCTGTCGCAGGAGCTGAAGACCACCATGGTCTTCGTCACCCATGATCAGATCGAGGCCATGACCATGGCCGACCGGATCGTGGTGCTCCAGAGCGGCACGATCCAGCAATATGACACGCCCGAGGCGGTCTATGAGCGGCCGGCCAACCAGTTCGTCGCCGGCTTCATCGGTTCGCCCGCGATGAACTTCTTCCCAGTCGAGTGGCGCCAGGAGCGTGCGATCCTTTCGCAAGATGGAACGGTGGTGCCGCTGGACGGCGAGACCGCAAGCCGCCTGCGTAAGGCCGGCAAGGCCGTGTTGGGCATTCGCCCCGAACATTTTGTCGTCGCTGCCGATGGTATTGCGATCGACGTCAAGCTGGTCGAGCCGCTCGGCTCGGACACGCTGATTCATTTCGATCTTGCCGGCGCCTCCGCCATCGTGCGGGTCGATCCAGCGCTGCGGCCGAAGGTCGGCGATCGCATCAGTTTGCGTCCGCAGCCTGGCAAGACACATCTGTTTGACTCTGCCAACGGACTGGTCCTTCGGTGA
- a CDS encoding tagatose 1,6-diphosphate aldolase: protein MRTIGKNRGLARLADADGHFRMVALDQRPPLFDAIAKAKGITREQVEYSDVTAAKRLLVENLAPHCSSMLFDPNFAVPAAIDLLPPRCGLIMTLEEHRVEETVGGRKSRAITNWSVEKIRAMGGDAVKVLAWYRPDADAAVNEHQKKFVREIGEDCARHDIPYVLELLVYPFLGSANHTADYVESPGKLPGLVIDSVREFAKPEYGVDLLKLESPLAANSLPARDDSAEAKAAQREFDAIGDICRERSIPWVLLSGGAAPEKFERVLDYSYAAGASGFLAGRTIWLDAVLKNFPDRAAVSASLRKDGLGVLERLNQLTTAKGTPWKARFPVFTDIKQEGDFARAY, encoded by the coding sequence ATGAGAACGATTGGAAAGAACCGCGGCCTGGCCCGGCTTGCTGACGCGGACGGCCACTTTCGCATGGTCGCGCTGGATCAGCGGCCGCCACTGTTCGATGCGATTGCGAAAGCCAAAGGCATCACGCGGGAGCAGGTCGAGTATTCCGACGTCACTGCGGCCAAGCGTCTCCTGGTCGAGAACCTCGCGCCGCATTGCAGCTCGATGCTGTTCGATCCGAACTTTGCGGTGCCCGCCGCGATCGACCTGTTGCCGCCGCGCTGCGGCCTGATCATGACGCTGGAAGAGCATCGCGTCGAGGAAACCGTGGGCGGCCGGAAGTCGCGCGCCATCACCAACTGGAGTGTGGAAAAGATCCGCGCCATGGGCGGCGACGCCGTCAAGGTGCTGGCCTGGTACCGGCCGGACGCCGATGCCGCGGTGAACGAGCATCAGAAGAAGTTCGTGCGCGAGATCGGCGAAGACTGCGCCCGCCACGACATTCCCTATGTTCTCGAACTGCTCGTCTATCCGTTCCTCGGCAGCGCCAATCACACGGCCGATTACGTGGAATCGCCCGGCAAGCTGCCGGGTCTCGTCATCGACAGCGTCCGCGAATTTGCAAAACCGGAATACGGCGTCGATCTCCTCAAGCTGGAGAGCCCGCTTGCAGCCAACAGTCTGCCAGCCCGTGACGACAGCGCGGAGGCCAAGGCCGCGCAGAGAGAGTTCGACGCGATCGGTGACATCTGCCGCGAACGCAGCATCCCCTGGGTGCTGCTGTCGGGCGGCGCTGCCCCCGAAAAGTTCGAGCGCGTCCTCGACTATTCTTATGCCGCAGGTGCAAGCGGGTTCCTGGCGGGCCGCACCATCTGGCTCGATGCCGTCCTGAAGAATTTTCCGGACCGCGCAGCAGTCTCGGCCAGCCTGCGCAAGGACGGCCTCGGCGTGCTGGAGCGGCTCAACCAGTTGACCACGGCCAAGGGCACGCCATGGAAGGCGCGCTTTCCCGTCTTCACCGATATCAAGCAGGAAGGTGACTTCGCGCGCGCTTACTGA